The following coding sequences lie in one Xiphophorus maculatus strain JP 163 A chromosome 4, X_maculatus-5.0-male, whole genome shotgun sequence genomic window:
- the LOC102234879 gene encoding tryptophan 5-hydroxylase 1-like has translation MSTDAAEATKAKMPDKLEPTKGKSHDSDKKVDNKVTLNGSDGHQDNLMTGQPSNSRNKAATIIFTLKNEVGGLIRALKLFQEKHVHLVHIESRKSKRRDSDFEIFINCDSEHEQLKELTELLRTHTDIVEMTPSGSSSLLHDGLESVPWFPTRISDLDLCANRVLMYGSELDADHPGFKDQIYRKRRKYFADLAMNFKHGDQIPRIDYTAEEVRTWGVVFQELNKLYPSHACKEYLKNLPLLTRYCKYSENNIPQLEDVSRFLMERSGFSIRPVAGYLSPRDFLAGLAFRVFHCTQYVRHGSEPLYTPEPDTCHEVLGHVPLLAEPSFAQFSQELGLASLGASDEDVQKLATCYFFTVEFGLCKQDGGLRAYGAGLLSSASELKHALSGEANIRPFDPVVTCNQECMITTFQDVYFVAESFEEAKNKMREFAKTLKRPFTVNYNPYTQSVDVLRDTSNINNMVKDIRHELDIVEDALRRLGKLQRD, from the exons ATGTCTACTGATGCAGCGGAAGCAACAAAAGCCAAGATGCCAGATAAACTGGAGCCAACTAAAGGAAAGTCACATGATTCTGACAAGAAGGTCGACAATAAG GTAACACTGAATGGAAGTGATGGACACCAGGACAACCTCATGACTGGACAGCCAAGCAACTCCAGAAACAAAGCAGCAACTATTATATTCACACTGAAGAATGAAGTGGGGGGGCTGATCAGAGCTCTGAAACTTTTCCAG GAAAAACACGTCCATCTGGTTCATATTGAGTCTCGCAAGTCCAAACGGAGAGATTCAGACTTTGAGATCTTCATAAACTGTGATTCAGAGCATGAACAACTGAAGGAGCTGACCGAGCTGCTGAGGACACACACCGACATAGTGGAAATGACTCCGTCTGGAAGCTCTTCTTTACTACATGATG GTTTGGAAAGTGTTCCCTGGTTTCCTACAAGGATTTCGGATTTGGATCTGTGCGCCAACAGGGTTTTAATGTACGGCTCTGAATTAGATGCAGATCACCCG GGATTTAAAGACCAAATTTACCGTAAAAGGAGGAAGTATTTTGCTGATTTGGCTATGAACTTCAAACA TGGTGATCAGATTCCTCGTATCGACTACACGGCAGAGGAGGTGCGGACCTGGGGCGTGGTGTTTCAGGAGCTTAACAAGCTGTATCCCAGCCATGCCTGCAAGGAGTATCTGAAGAATCTTCCTCTGCTGACCAGATACTGTAAATACAGTGAGAACAACATCCCTCAGTTGGAGGATGTGTCACGCTTCCTCATGG AGCGCTCAGGTTTCAGCATCCGGCCGGTAGCAGGCTACCTCTCTCCAAGAGATTTCCTAGCAGGGCTCGCTTTCAGGGTGTTCCACTGCACTCAGTATGTCCGTCATGGCTCAGAGCCTTTGTACACACCTGAACC GGACACATGCCATGAGGTGTTGGGCCACGTTCCTCTCCTGGCAGAGCCCAGCTTCGCTCAGTTCTCCCAAGAGCTTGGTTTAGCATCACTTGGCGCTTCAGATGAAGACGTGCAGAAACTTGCCACA TGTTATTTCTTCACGGTGGAGTTCGGCCTGTGTAAGCAGGATGGAGGCCTGAGAGCCTATGGAGCTGGACTCCTCTCCTCAGCTAGTGAACTCAAG CATGCTCTGTCTGGGGAGGCCAACATCCGCCCGTTCGATCCCGTGGTAACCTGCAACCAGGAGTGCATGATAACCACATTCCAAGATGTTTACTTTGTGGCTGAAAGTTTCGAAGAAGCCAAGAACAAAATGAG GGAGTTTGCCAAAACCCTTAAGCGTCCATTCACAGTGAACTACAACCCCTACACTCAGAGTGTGGACGTTCTGAGGGACACCTCCAACATCAACAACATGGTGAAAGATATCCGGCATGAGCTGGACATTGTTGAAGATGCCTTGCGTCGTCTCGGCAAACTCCAGAGAGACTGA